From Desulfovibrio desulfuricans, a single genomic window includes:
- a CDS encoding SIS domain-containing protein — protein sequence MHDTALDIIEQHASEGARLREDFFRSQADFLRQAALRAATCLAGGGKILLCGNGGSAALAQHMAAEFVNRFFMDRPALPALALSADATSLTAIGSDLDFSQIFSRQIEALGRPGDMLVAIFSTGSSANIIAALEAARRGGQFAVCLCGHGGEMARYSDMVLETPQAEPALVQELHLAAGHLFCRLTDYYLFENAVALTPYLQGRHTTEV from the coding sequence ATGCACGATACAGCCCTTGATATTATTGAACAGCACGCCAGCGAAGGCGCGCGCCTGCGCGAAGATTTTTTTCGCTCGCAGGCAGATTTTCTTCGTCAGGCGGCCTTGCGCGCGGCCACGTGCCTTGCGGGCGGCGGCAAAATACTGCTCTGCGGCAATGGCGGCAGTGCTGCTCTGGCCCAGCACATGGCTGCCGAGTTTGTGAACAGGTTTTTTATGGACAGGCCCGCCCTGCCCGCTCTGGCGCTGTCTGCCGATGCGACTTCGCTTACGGCCATTGGCAGCGACCTTGATTTCAGCCAGATATTTTCGCGCCAGATTGAAGCTCTGGGGCGGCCAGGCGACATGCTGGTGGCGATTTTTTCCACCGGCAGCAGCGCCAATATCATCGCCGCTCTTGAGGCAGCACGTCGCGGAGGGCAGTTTGCCGTGTGCCTGTGCGGGCACGGCGGCGAAATGGCCCGATACAGCGACATGGTTCTTGAAACGCCGCAGGCTGAACCCGCGCTTGTTCAGGAACTGCACCTTGCAGCCGGGCACCTATTTTGCCGGCTGACGGATTACTATCTTTTTGAAAATGCTGTCGCACTGACCCCCTATTTGCAAGGGCGACACACAACCGAGGTTTGA
- a CDS encoding S1C family serine protease: protein MNESQHPVPPETPPSAAPAEGAAPAGTVVLPWYRRPLFWGVLLFLGLLLLAAWLFWKEWQQAEASKAAVAAQTEQWREHNAALETFMQQLRALLAKEPCEVKQGLGLITPPAGVMWPPLGSGSGAASPNSARADAATLPPTADAKTQVPPTPMQQQTPKNVSELMEQGTVLVLAMREEGLSMGSGFFVAPGYVVTNAHVVGNATQAVVVNKALGRPFEATVRQVTHDNGQDFAVLGVNGASGVMPLKFASGVSRTERVSAWGFPGAVTTDDPKFAALLKGDEAAAPEVVYTEGVVSVILERKPPLIVHTATVSQGNSGGPLVNDKGDVVGINTFIKLDDASYRQSSLAIVSTSLAAFLRSAGVPVTMAQSSESAGGKP, encoded by the coding sequence ATGAACGAAAGCCAACACCCTGTACCGCCTGAAACACCGCCAAGCGCCGCTCCTGCCGAAGGTGCCGCGCCTGCTGGAACGGTTGTCCTGCCCTGGTATCGCCGCCCTCTTTTCTGGGGCGTGTTGCTGTTTCTGGGGCTTTTGCTGCTGGCCGCATGGCTGTTCTGGAAAGAATGGCAGCAGGCCGAGGCTTCCAAGGCTGCTGTTGCCGCGCAGACAGAGCAGTGGCGCGAGCACAACGCGGCGCTTGAAACATTCATGCAGCAATTGCGCGCCCTGCTTGCCAAGGAGCCTTGCGAAGTAAAGCAGGGGCTTGGACTCATCACCCCGCCTGCGGGTGTCATGTGGCCTCCTTTGGGTTCAGGCTCTGGCGCTGCGAGTCCCAATTCTGCCCGCGCGGATGCAGCCACCCTGCCGCCCACGGCAGACGCCAAAACGCAGGTGCCGCCCACTCCCATGCAGCAGCAGACGCCCAAAAATGTTTCCGAGCTGATGGAACAGGGCACAGTGCTTGTGCTTGCCATGCGGGAAGAAGGCCTTTCCATGGGGTCCGGCTTTTTTGTGGCCCCGGGCTACGTGGTTACGAATGCCCATGTGGTTGGTAACGCTACGCAGGCGGTCGTTGTGAACAAAGCCCTGGGCAGACCTTTTGAGGCAACCGTGCGTCAGGTAACCCACGACAACGGGCAGGATTTTGCCGTGCTTGGCGTTAACGGCGCATCGGGTGTTATGCCGCTCAAGTTCGCATCGGGCGTAAGCCGTACCGAGCGCGTGAGCGCCTGGGGCTTCCCCGGCGCCGTCACTACTGACGATCCCAAATTTGCGGCCCTGCTCAAGGGCGATGAAGCCGCAGCACCCGAAGTGGTGTACACTGAGGGCGTTGTGAGCGTTATCCTTGAGCGCAAGCCGCCGCTTATTGTGCACACGGCCACAGTTTCGCAGGGCAACAGCGGCGGGCCGCTGGTCAACGACAAGGGCGATGTGGTGGGCATCAACACCTTTATCAAATTGGACGATGCCTCCTACAGACAATCCAGCCTCGCCATTGTCAGCACAAGCCTGGCAGCGTTTTTACGCTCGGCGGGCGTTCCCGTCACCATGGCCCAGAGCAGTGAATCCGCCGGAGGCAAGCCATGA
- a CDS encoding virulence factor SrfB: MDVIPRYLSPVSIIPGGCPQFLDFSIPEDAVKRLRRYFREEKKKESDEQTRYTHYLRCLTETENGFIDQLSGLPCDEDYSIEARRALDAWEGHWLPIPFLRTLDQPWPDGGKRFECGPSNWARARVMRSERHPGQLRVVLMFDTNVENRPAQGEQYHALSPQDVTAHGHFMLAHLVRDNSWFLNAAWVDEWLNGLYDAWKQSQHRGRGAWHDGYPYVLEHLASYLTWLDVVRLALNDLAAQVINPDRDTPVDVDLVLDIGNSRTTGILVETLPQRITNLNDSYLLELRDLSQPEHIYSDPFETRVEFVDAAFGNDALSRRSGRQTPAFAWPSAVRIGPEAARLATQAVCAEGTTGMSSPKRYLWDERPWQQSWRYNTGGKSEPMVSRGLFPRQLNPQGTPLSCFDDPMFKKSPALQKQQPEPIFESLFTRSSLMLFMLGEILTQALVTINSPATRARRELPNLPRRLRRLIFTVPTAMPVAEKRIFRRWVTWAVRVVWDALGWSQWYAPRLQTRSLTGDYRQSPQVRCDWDEASCSQLVLLYNELAVKQHGDAHHLFRLMGKPREACANHPCIRMASIDIGGGTTDLSITTFELASGEGDTARIKPHTEFRDGFNIAGDEVLREVVANHVIPAIGQALAREGLAEPRSLLGQLFGRDSIGMSQEDRNTRVRLVRQIAVPVALGLLATCENPDLRGSVFNCTLGDFFEPDPVGSGETADAAADTAADAAPSAAKPAADSPRFSPAALAPRPQPATLRDVKAMVRRSASFIQNFNILDVPISVNQAAVEETIRSTLGSTLSALCEVVHMYDCDVLLLTGRPSSWNGVIATVLAKLPVPPDRIIPMRRYHAGSWYPFADAQGRITDPKTTVVVGAILCALADGHLEGFSFDSGALKLTSTARYIGEMDINSQLKRPKVWFTVDVDSKDGTDKTRAVAFSGPLSIGYRQLDAERWPTTRYHLLTFATEEARSRASGRLPYRVEVSLSVADALDEEDIRSETDKDRRSEGEFRIDSIVDCQERSVDRRDLEIRLQTLKLDEGYWLDTGIVTDAG; the protein is encoded by the coding sequence ATGGATGTCATACCCCGTTACCTTTCGCCGGTCAGCATTATTCCCGGCGGCTGCCCGCAGTTTCTTGATTTCTCCATACCCGAAGATGCCGTCAAAAGACTGCGGCGGTATTTTCGCGAAGAAAAAAAGAAAGAATCCGACGAGCAGACGCGCTACACCCACTATCTGCGCTGCCTGACAGAAACGGAAAACGGCTTTATCGACCAGTTGAGCGGCCTGCCCTGCGATGAGGACTACAGCATTGAGGCCCGCCGCGCGCTGGATGCCTGGGAAGGGCACTGGCTGCCCATTCCCTTTTTGCGCACGCTCGACCAGCCCTGGCCGGACGGCGGCAAGCGCTTTGAATGCGGCCCTTCCAACTGGGCGCGGGCGCGGGTTATGCGGTCAGAAAGGCACCCCGGCCAGCTCCGCGTGGTGCTCATGTTTGACACCAATGTGGAAAACCGCCCCGCTCAGGGCGAACAGTACCATGCCCTTTCGCCTCAGGATGTGACGGCCCACGGGCATTTCATGCTGGCCCACCTTGTGCGCGACAATTCGTGGTTTCTCAACGCGGCCTGGGTGGATGAATGGCTCAACGGCCTCTATGATGCGTGGAAGCAGTCGCAGCACAGAGGGCGCGGTGCATGGCACGATGGCTACCCCTACGTGCTGGAGCATCTGGCCTCCTACCTCACATGGCTTGACGTGGTGCGCCTTGCGCTCAACGATCTGGCGGCTCAGGTCATCAATCCCGACCGCGACACTCCTGTGGATGTGGATCTTGTGCTGGATATCGGCAATTCGCGCACCACGGGCATTCTGGTGGAAACCCTGCCCCAGCGCATCACCAATCTCAACGACAGTTACCTGCTTGAACTGCGCGATCTGAGCCAGCCGGAACACATCTATTCCGACCCCTTTGAAACGCGTGTGGAATTTGTGGATGCGGCCTTTGGCAACGATGCGCTTTCGCGCCGTTCGGGCCGCCAGACTCCGGCCTTTGCCTGGCCTTCTGCCGTGCGCATCGGGCCGGAAGCCGCCCGCCTTGCCACGCAGGCCGTGTGCGCAGAGGGCACGACAGGCATGTCCAGCCCCAAGCGCTACCTGTGGGACGAACGCCCCTGGCAGCAGAGCTGGCGCTACAACACTGGCGGCAAGTCAGAACCCATGGTCAGCCGTGGGTTGTTTCCACGCCAGTTGAACCCGCAGGGCACGCCGCTTTCGTGCTTTGACGACCCCATGTTCAAAAAGAGTCCCGCCCTGCAAAAGCAGCAGCCGGAGCCGATTTTTGAATCGCTGTTTACGCGTTCGTCGCTCATGCTCTTCATGCTGGGCGAAATCCTGACTCAGGCCCTTGTAACCATCAATTCGCCTGCCACGCGCGCCCGCCGTGAACTGCCCAACCTGCCACGCAGACTCAGAAGGCTCATTTTTACGGTGCCTACGGCCATGCCCGTTGCGGAAAAACGTATTTTCCGCCGCTGGGTCACGTGGGCCGTGCGCGTGGTGTGGGACGCCCTTGGCTGGAGCCAGTGGTACGCCCCCCGGCTACAGACCCGCAGCCTCACGGGCGATTACCGCCAAAGCCCGCAGGTGCGCTGCGACTGGGACGAAGCCAGTTGCTCGCAGCTTGTGCTGCTCTACAACGAGCTTGCGGTCAAGCAGCACGGAGATGCGCACCATCTGTTCCGCCTCATGGGCAAGCCGCGCGAGGCCTGCGCCAACCATCCGTGCATCCGCATGGCTTCCATTGATATTGGCGGCGGCACAACCGACCTTTCCATCACCACCTTCGAACTTGCCAGCGGCGAGGGCGACACCGCGCGCATCAAGCCGCATACGGAATTCAGGGACGGCTTCAACATTGCGGGCGATGAAGTGCTTCGCGAGGTTGTGGCCAACCATGTGATCCCGGCCATTGGTCAGGCGCTGGCGCGCGAAGGCCTTGCAGAACCGAGGTCGCTTCTGGGGCAGCTTTTTGGGCGCGACTCCATCGGTATGTCGCAGGAAGACCGCAATACAAGGGTGCGGCTGGTGCGGCAGATTGCCGTGCCCGTTGCCCTGGGGCTGCTGGCAACCTGCGAAAATCCCGACCTGCGCGGCAGCGTCTTTAACTGTACACTGGGCGACTTTTTTGAGCCTGACCCGGTGGGCAGTGGCGAAACGGCTGATGCTGCGGCAGACACGGCGGCGGACGCCGCACCATCTGCGGCAAAGCCCGCAGCGGATTCGCCCCGCTTCAGCCCGGCAGCACTCGCGCCACGGCCTCAGCCTGCAACACTGCGGGATGTTAAGGCAATGGTGCGGCGCTCCGCATCCTTCATCCAGAACTTTAACATTCTTGATGTGCCCATCAGCGTCAATCAGGCCGCTGTGGAAGAAACCATCCGCAGCACGCTTGGCTCAACGCTTTCCGCCCTGTGCGAAGTGGTGCACATGTACGATTGCGATGTGCTGCTGCTCACCGGGCGGCCCAGTTCGTGGAACGGCGTTATCGCCACAGTGCTTGCCAAACTGCCCGTACCGCCAGACAGGATCATTCCCATGCGGCGCTATCATGCTGGCTCGTGGTATCCCTTTGCCGATGCGCAGGGCCGCATTACCGACCCCAAAACCACGGTTGTGGTGGGGGCCATCCTCTGTGCGCTGGCCGATGGGCATCTGGAAGGCTTTTCCTTTGATTCCGGCGCGCTCAAGCTTACGTCCACCGCGCGCTATATTGGCGAGATGGACATAAACAGCCAGCTCAAGCGTCCCAAGGTCTGGTTTACCGTGGATGTGGACAGCAAGGACGGTACGGACAAAACCCGCGCCGTGGCCTTCAGCGGGCCGCTTTCCATAGGCTACAGACAACTGGATGCCGAGCGCTGGCCCACCACCCGCTACCATCTGCTGACCTTTGCCACGGAGGAAGCCCGCTCCCGCGCTTCGGGCCGTCTGCCCTACCGGGTTGAGGTCAGCCTGAGCGTTGCCGATGCTCTGGATGAAGAAGATATCCGCAGCGAGACGGACAAGGATCGCCGCAGCGAGGGCGAGTTCCGCATTGATTCCATCGTGGATTGCCAGGAGCGCAGCGTTGACCGCCGCGATCTTGAAATCCGCCTGCAAACCCTGAAACTGGACGAAGGCTACTGGCTGGATACGGGCATTGTCACCGACGCCGGATAA
- a CDS encoding SrfA family protein, translating to MSTRIAVSLRGQMRALASQGIFATDCYEQLKSILLQKLGPEHAALLAEPQHNAEGNSVDWYAEGNGPAVPLAELSEQDAQALRARAGTLASDIAGLSSDLTADAQARQALSGQLLRLALQHPADEDIWSVDGRPVLINWGFAPGSVGAQPQDLTRLGGVLPPPQPPAPVAAVPVAVPPRSGCLPWLLPLLLLLLLLWLLGAALGLLPSPLPSGCMPVDRSALEAEKQKAAANEDQLALLWRQLQERAALCKPVAPPVTPPKVEEKKEEPKPDPEVVEPFLGETPVEPPKVAEAPKPKPKPEPKQEPKPLPKEEPKPQEPPKPAPKKNDNLAIPEDAAKKNDLSFLEGCWTSETGLYSHPSNEPIIAEYCFDKSGKGRRLVRERNGQVCSGSASARFQGNQLQFDSSQARCPRGGTYVPQKVECTGQENTTQCKGRELGGANLKWDARFKRK from the coding sequence ATGAGTACCCGCATTGCGGTCAGTCTGCGCGGTCAGATGCGCGCGCTTGCCAGCCAGGGCATATTTGCCACCGACTGCTATGAACAGTTGAAATCCATCCTGCTGCAAAAGCTCGGGCCGGAGCATGCCGCCCTGCTCGCCGAGCCGCAGCACAATGCCGAGGGCAACAGCGTTGACTGGTATGCCGAAGGCAACGGCCCGGCGGTTCCTCTTGCGGAACTTTCGGAGCAGGATGCGCAGGCCCTGCGCGCCCGTGCGGGCACGTTGGCCTCTGATATTGCCGGATTGTCCAGCGACCTCACTGCAGACGCGCAGGCGCGGCAGGCCCTTTCGGGCCAGTTGCTGCGGCTTGCCCTGCAACACCCGGCAGACGAAGACATATGGTCTGTGGATGGCCGCCCTGTTCTTATCAACTGGGGTTTTGCCCCCGGTAGCGTTGGCGCGCAACCGCAGGATCTCACCCGTCTTGGCGGCGTGCTGCCGCCTCCCCAGCCGCCTGCGCCTGTAGCTGCTGTACCTGTGGCTGTGCCGCCGCGCAGCGGGTGCCTGCCATGGCTGCTGCCGCTCCTGCTCTTGCTGCTCCTGCTCTGGCTTTTGGGCGCGGCGCTGGGGCTTTTGCCTTCTCCTCTGCCTTCGGGCTGCATGCCCGTTGACCGCAGCGCTCTGGAGGCCGAAAAGCAGAAGGCCGCCGCCAACGAAGATCAGCTTGCCCTCCTGTGGCGTCAGTTGCAGGAGCGCGCGGCCCTGTGCAAGCCTGTTGCGCCGCCGGTAACGCCCCCCAAGGTTGAGGAAAAGAAGGAAGAACCCAAGCCCGATCCGGAAGTGGTGGAACCCTTCCTTGGCGAAACGCCCGTGGAGCCGCCCAAGGTGGCGGAAGCTCCCAAGCCCAAGCCGAAGCCTGAACCCAAACAGGAACCCAAGCCCCTGCCCAAGGAAGAACCCAAACCGCAGGAGCCGCCCAAGCCCGCGCCCAAGAAGAATGACAACCTTGCCATTCCTGAAGATGCGGCCAAAAAGAACGATCTGAGCTTCCTTGAAGGCTGCTGGACAAGCGAAACCGGCCTGTATTCGCACCCCTCCAACGAGCCGATCATTGCAGAATACTGCTTTGACAAGAGCGGCAAGGGACGCCGCCTTGTGCGCGAGCGTAATGGCCAGGTGTGCAGTGGTTCGGCTTCGGCGCGCTTTCAGGGCAACCAGTTGCAGTTTGATTCCAGTCAGGCCCGTTGCCCGCGTGGCGGCACCTATGTTCCGCAAAAGGTTGAATGTACCGGACAGGAAAACACCACCCAGTGCAAGGGCAGAGAGCTTGGCGGGGCCAATCTCAAGTGGGATGCCCGTTTTAAAAGGAAATAA
- a CDS encoding Lon protease family protein, translating to MPTIAPLPASRLHATLDPARIPWETSRDIPLPRNGRQNPFQPRAMQALDLALQIKNQGYNVYLSGEADLGRSHMLLSYLGPQAKKAQTPEDLVYVHNFADPDRPCLFALPTGMGKKLKQNLKELIEHIRDELPRRFEASTYVKRRAKIVDNFQNARMGLLRKMNSVAVDKGFNLDMDESGGLTLYPLVEGKRLSEEEFDRLDTTLRLSLKSRGDNLVQAMSGYMRQLNKAEESFQDDERGLEREAMTQVLTTFFNPIEQRMLKACPVKGLDAYFTALREDILKNTDAFLQRDGGPLGDPHGAPVEAVLYRYEVNLLVDNSGLDGAPIIVEDHPTAVNLLGCVERESEMGALVTDFTLIRAGSIHKANGGFLVLHIEDLLQHPNAWEGLLRALRSNMARIEDSGEGPDTPIRTKGINPEPLPLNLKVVLIGDEELYEGLLVNDDRFSKLFRIKAHMADTTERNAANVRAYLGHIATIIKETELPCFDRTALAWLIDLGSHICEDQRRLSLRFPELRELMIEASALTRMRKQDVVTAPVLEEAHAARIYRANLVEEIYMEEYDRNMIKVQTSGQAIGQVNGLSVTWHGDFEFGLPHRISCTVGVGHEGIIDLEREAELGGPIHTKAMMILKSYLTDLFARKKPLVLSGSLYFEQSYAGIEGDSASGAELAALLSALADVPVRLDLAFTGAVSQTGQIMAVGGVTRKIEGFYNVCASQGLTGTQGVIMPFDNVDHLMLAPNVIEAVEKGQFSIYPVRRIEEALALLTGLSIGRRLKQGGFTKNSLYDMVDRRLERLGDYAQNAFRRTRKSKEG from the coding sequence ATGCCAACTATCGCTCCCCTGCCCGCGTCCCGCCTGCACGCCACGTTAGATCCTGCCCGTATTCCCTGGGAAACGAGCAGGGACATCCCGCTGCCGCGCAACGGTCGCCAGAATCCATTCCAGCCCCGTGCCATGCAGGCGCTGGACCTTGCCCTGCAAATCAAAAATCAGGGCTACAACGTCTACCTGTCTGGCGAGGCCGATCTTGGCCGCAGCCACATGCTGCTGAGCTACCTTGGCCCTCAGGCCAAAAAGGCCCAGACGCCTGAAGATCTGGTATACGTGCATAATTTTGCCGATCCTGACCGGCCCTGCCTTTTTGCCCTGCCCACAGGCATGGGCAAGAAGTTAAAGCAGAACCTTAAGGAACTGATCGAGCATATCCGCGATGAGCTGCCGCGCCGTTTTGAGGCCAGCACCTACGTAAAGCGCCGCGCCAAGATTGTGGACAACTTCCAGAACGCGCGCATGGGCCTGCTGCGCAAGATGAATTCCGTTGCCGTAGACAAGGGATTCAACCTTGATATGGACGAAAGCGGCGGCCTGACCCTGTATCCGCTGGTGGAAGGCAAGCGCCTGAGCGAGGAAGAGTTCGACAGGCTGGACACAACCCTGCGCCTCAGCCTCAAAAGCCGGGGCGACAACCTCGTGCAGGCCATGTCGGGCTACATGCGGCAACTGAACAAGGCTGAAGAAAGCTTTCAGGACGACGAGCGCGGCCTGGAACGCGAAGCCATGACCCAGGTGCTGACCACCTTCTTCAACCCCATTGAGCAGCGCATGCTCAAGGCCTGCCCGGTCAAGGGGCTGGATGCCTACTTTACGGCCCTGCGCGAAGACATCCTTAAAAATACCGATGCCTTTCTGCAAAGGGACGGCGGCCCTCTGGGCGACCCGCACGGCGCGCCGGTGGAGGCTGTGCTCTACCGCTATGAGGTTAATCTGCTGGTGGACAACAGCGGCCTTGATGGCGCCCCCATCATTGTGGAAGACCACCCCACAGCCGTGAACCTGCTCGGCTGCGTGGAGCGCGAATCTGAAATGGGCGCGCTGGTCACGGATTTCACCCTTATCCGCGCGGGCAGCATCCACAAGGCCAACGGTGGTTTTCTGGTGCTGCATATTGAGGATCTTCTGCAACATCCCAATGCCTGGGAGGGCCTGTTGCGCGCCCTGCGCTCCAATATGGCCCGCATTGAAGATTCCGGCGAAGGCCCGGATACGCCCATCCGCACCAAGGGCATCAATCCCGAGCCTCTGCCCCTGAACCTCAAGGTTGTGCTGATCGGCGATGAAGAACTGTACGAAGGTCTGCTCGTCAATGACGACAGGTTCTCCAAGCTCTTCCGCATCAAGGCCCACATGGCCGACACCACAGAGCGCAATGCCGCCAATGTGCGCGCCTACCTCGGGCACATTGCCACCATCATCAAGGAAACAGAACTCCCCTGTTTTGACCGTACGGCTCTGGCGTGGCTCATCGACCTCGGGTCGCACATCTGCGAAGACCAGCGCCGCCTTTCTCTGCGTTTCCCCGAACTGCGAGAGCTGATGATCGAGGCTTCGGCCCTGACACGCATGCGCAAGCAGGATGTGGTCACCGCGCCAGTGCTGGAAGAAGCTCACGCTGCGCGCATCTACCGGGCCAATCTGGTAGAAGAAATCTATATGGAAGAATACGACCGCAACATGATCAAGGTGCAGACCTCGGGTCAGGCCATTGGTCAGGTTAACGGTCTTTCCGTCACGTGGCACGGCGACTTTGAATTCGGTCTGCCGCACAGGATTTCATGTACTGTGGGCGTGGGGCACGAGGGCATCATCGACCTTGAGCGCGAGGCCGAGCTGGGTGGCCCCATCCACACCAAGGCCATGATGATCCTGAAGAGCTACCTCACGGATCTTTTTGCGCGCAAAAAGCCCCTGGTGCTCTCCGGCTCGCTCTACTTTGAGCAGAGCTACGCAGGAATTGAGGGCGACAGCGCCTCTGGCGCGGAACTGGCCGCCCTGCTCTCGGCCCTTGCCGACGTGCCGGTGCGCCTTGATCTGGCTTTTACCGGGGCTGTGAGCCAGACGGGGCAGATCATGGCCGTTGGCGGCGTTACCCGCAAGATCGAGGGCTTTTATAATGTTTGCGCCAGCCAGGGCCTCACGGGCACGCAAGGGGTTATCATGCCCTTTGACAACGTGGATCACCTCATGCTCGCGCCCAATGTTATTGAAGCTGTAGAGAAAGGCCAGTTCTCCATTTACCCTGTGCGGCGCATAGAAGAAGCCCTCGCCCTCTTGACTGGTCTTTCAATCGGTCGCAGACTGAAACAGGGCGGCTTTACGAAAAACAGCCTGTACGACATGGTTGACCGCAGGCTGGAGCGTCTGGGCGATTACGCGCAGAATGCCTTTCGCCGCACCAGAAAATCCAAAGAGGGATAA
- the hemC gene encoding hydroxymethylbilane synthase, with protein sequence MRKSLVIATRGSQLALWQAEHVKSRLQSLDPELAVDLVIIKTKGDIIQDVPLAQVGGKGLFVKEIEEALLDNRADLAVHSIKDVPMELPDGLILGCIPKREAPTDCMLSCKYADLAALPQGACVGTSSLRRQAQLLALRPDLRIESLRGNVDTRLRKLREGVYDAIILASAGMNRLGLSAPYMHALDPQTFLPAVGQGAIGIECREDDYDLFALLAEIEDTPTRVCVEAERGFLAGLEGGCQVPIAGHARLEDDETFVLEGLVAEVDGSQILREAQRGHTSKARQIGLELAETLLARGGRAILEKLYQQ encoded by the coding sequence ATGCGTAAATCCTTAGTTATCGCTACCCGTGGCAGTCAGTTGGCCCTCTGGCAGGCAGAACACGTCAAAAGCCGTTTGCAGTCGCTTGACCCGGAACTGGCCGTTGATCTTGTCATCATCAAGACCAAGGGCGACATCATTCAGGATGTTCCCCTGGCCCAGGTGGGCGGCAAGGGCCTTTTTGTAAAAGAAATTGAAGAAGCCCTGCTTGATAACCGGGCCGACCTTGCCGTGCACAGCATCAAGGACGTGCCCATGGAATTGCCCGACGGGCTCATACTGGGTTGCATTCCCAAGCGCGAAGCGCCTACGGATTGCATGCTTTCGTGCAAGTATGCCGACCTTGCGGCCCTGCCCCAGGGCGCATGCGTTGGCACCAGCAGCCTGCGGCGTCAGGCCCAGTTGCTGGCCCTGCGCCCCGATCTGCGCATTGAAAGCCTGCGCGGCAATGTGGACACGCGCCTGCGCAAACTGCGTGAAGGCGTGTACGATGCCATTATTCTTGCATCCGCAGGCATGAACCGCCTGGGCTTGAGCGCGCCCTACATGCATGCTCTTGATCCGCAGACCTTTTTGCCCGCTGTGGGCCAGGGCGCCATCGGCATTGAATGCCGCGAAGACGATTACGATCTTTTTGCCCTGCTTGCAGAGATTGAAGACACCCCCACCCGCGTATGCGTAGAAGCCGAACGGGGCTTTCTTGCCGGGCTTGAGGGCGGGTGCCAGGTGCCCATTGCCGGGCATGCCCGCCTTGAGGATGACGAGACCTTCGTACTCGAAGGGCTGGTGGCAGAGGTTGATGGCAGCCAGATTCTGCGCGAGGCGCAGCGGGGCCATACCTCCAAGGCCCGCCAGATTGGGCTTGAGCTTGCTGAAACACTTCTTGCCAGAGGCGGCCGCGCCATTCTGGAAAAACTTTACCAACAATAA
- a CDS encoding FmdB family zinc ribbon protein, producing MPIYEYSCQKCGRDFEELVFDETPPTCPYCGSNDTQKLMSCCARRKNGAEGGDYAASTGGGGGCAGCSGGNCASCGH from the coding sequence ATGCCCATCTACGAGTATTCTTGCCAGAAATGCGGTCGGGATTTTGAAGAACTGGTGTTTGACGAAACCCCGCCCACTTGCCCGTATTGCGGCTCCAACGATACCCAGAAGCTCATGTCCTGCTGCGCCCGGCGCAAAAACGGCGCAGAAGGCGGCGATTACGCTGCTTCAACTGGCGGTGGCGGCGGCTGCGCCGGATGTTCTGGCGGCAACTGCGCGAGCTGCGGACATTAG
- a CDS encoding TetR/AcrR family transcriptional regulator codes for MNKNKKEALLQAAKELFGECGYVETTFKKISDKAGVALGLLTHHYGNKEKLFLASGLDVLERFLVRLRAATAEATCGYDGVMRFCKAYLDFSIDKDSNWLVLVRCSPYSDMKTKTDRDIMDSMFSQVHSELERVIAKGVEDGSIVKVDSKSTAQVIISLMVGSNRTRVLTPYAMPTLYEDVLDFISRSIKA; via the coding sequence ATGAACAAAAACAAGAAAGAAGCGTTGCTTCAGGCCGCCAAAGAACTTTTTGGCGAATGCGGGTATGTGGAAACCACATTCAAAAAAATATCCGACAAAGCAGGTGTTGCCCTAGGGTTGCTGACCCACCACTATGGCAACAAGGAAAAGCTGTTTCTTGCCTCGGGGCTTGATGTTCTGGAGCGCTTTCTCGTAAGACTGCGCGCAGCCACCGCCGAAGCCACCTGTGGTTACGATGGCGTCATGCGTTTTTGCAAGGCATACCTTGACTTTTCGATCGACAAGGATTCCAACTGGCTGGTACTTGTGCGCTGTTCGCCTTACAGCGACATGAAAACCAAGACCGACCGCGATATTATGGATTCCATGTTTTCGCAGGTACACAGCGAGCTTGAGCGCGTTATCGCCAAGGGCGTGGAAGACGGCAGCATTGTGAAGGTCGACAGCAAAAGCACCGCCCAGGTGATCATTTCCCTCATGGTCGGTTCCAACCGTACTCGGGTGCTGACCCCCTATGCGATGCCCACGCTGTACGAAGATGTTCTTGACTTCATTTCCCGCTCCATCAAGGCATAG